The sequence below is a genomic window from Ovis canadensis isolate MfBH-ARS-UI-01 breed Bighorn chromosome 1, ARS-UI_OviCan_v2, whole genome shotgun sequence.
CGCGGGGAGGGAGCGTGCGGGCCGTGCGCGGGGTGGGTACGTGTGTGCGCGCGTGAGCACGCACCCCGGCCAACTTACGGAGGTGGAGTTGGTCCTCGTCTGGCCTTGGTTCCGCACCTCCTGCTCCCGGAACTGCAACCCAGCCAGATGCTTCTCCAGCGCCTCCCAGTCCATAGGGGGAACCGGGGGCTCCTCGGGGACGCACGTCCCGCTGTCCGTGGGCTGAAGGCAGAGGCCCCCGGCCGCCGGGCCCCGGCCGCCGCGCCGGCCCCCTGCCGGCTGGGGCTTCTGGACCGCCCGGCGCGGGGCCCGGGAGCCGCTCGGCCGGCCGGCCACCACCACGTTGCCATTGTGCCTGAGGTCCTGGAGCTCGTGCGGGTGGAGGTTGCCGTTGGGCACCGGGGGCGGCATGGCGGTGGTGGCGCTCCTGCCCCCGCCGCTGCGGGTCCCGGCGCTCACGTCCCCCGGCTCCCGGGCCGGACAGCGGTCATCTCTGTACCCTCGCTCGTGGCGCccgtcctcctcttccttctcctccccgtCCTCCTCCGGCGCCCACTCATCAATCACCTTCTTCTGGTAGACAGGGAAGGGCTCCTCATAGTCCTCCAGGGCAGACACCAAGTCCAGGCTGCCCCCCGGCGACGACGAGGATTTGCACTCGGAGCAAGGGGTCACTTTGGTGGAGTTGGACTGCGAACTGGCgcggctgctgttgctgctgctgctgccggcGTCACTGCCTAGATCCATCCCATCCTCTCGGTAATCCtggggggaggaggcagagagagtgAGCCGCTGACCGAGCCTGCTCCGGCtggccgcccgccgcccgccgcgaACGCCCCGGCCCAGTAGTGCCCCGCGCCCGTCAGGCTGGAGGTGCGCCCCCGAGAAGGCGTCGGGGTGGGAGCCGGCACGGCTTGAGGCTTCCCTCATTGCATCCTTTCCCCTGCGACGAGCGGATTTCCTCCGGACTACTGACCCTCAAATCAGCAAAGGGGGTGCCCAGGCGCTGGTGCGCAGACTTTTCATAACAGGTGACCCTAGTCGCGCGTGGACTTTTTTAACCATTTTGTGCCGGGTGTGCCCCCGCACCCCGCTCCAGGGATTCTCCGACAACCAGACACTTTCCCAGAGAATTCTAATTCCCTGGGGGCGGGCACCAAGAAGAGGGTGGGCGGCTACTAAATTCGCACCTCGAGCTAGGCGCGGAGACCACCCCCtacccggccccgccccgcccccgccggcgGCCGGGAGGCCGGCTCCGCTAGAGAGCTGAGCTTTACTTTCTAAGAAACCGCAGGCAGCTCGGAGGTCTCACTCCCGCCTCCGCGCCCCTTGAGCCAGCCCCGCCTCTGCTCGCGGGAAGGCTCCGGGTGGGGGGCCCTCTCGGCTCCCACTGGGCAGGGTGGCTCCCGCCGCCCCCAAAGGTGTGCGGGGCCGGGGCGCGGCGGCCGTGGCTGcaggcgccgccgccgccctggGGGAAGGAGGACGCGCCCTGCCGGCGCGGAGCGGGTCCCGCCACCGAGCATGCCCAGAGGCTGCCGGGCGCGGCGGAGTCCGCTCTCCCGGCTTTCTCGGCCGCAGGCTGGGGCGGGAGGCCGGGAGGGGACGAGGTTGGAGGGGCCGGGAAAAGGCCCAAGGGAAGGGGACTTGGGGGCCAAAGGGACGCAGACATGGCCACTTAGCAGGGCCGGCTCCCTGGGGAGAGTGGTGAATTTTAACCCCCCAAACACACTCATATTTCCTGCGCGCGCCTCAAGCCCTCTCTGCGGGGTTCACTACCCCGCCTAAACCTCCCGGCACCCCAAAGCGCAGGCCCCTGCCTCCGAAACCCACGCGGAAGTCCCCGGGTGACCCCTTGCAGGACCTCCCTCCCCCTACACGCGCACATACACGAGCCCATGTGGGAGCCCGAGTGACGTGTGCTCCGTGGTCATGCACCATCATTTCCCTTCCACCTTCCTCCTCGCCGCTTCCTCTCCCTGCGCCGCCCAGCTCCTGTCGCCTGGCTCCAGCCTCCCCTTCCAAGTTCAGGCTGTGGGTGGAACCTGTTGCTTTAGCACGcgttttctttcccttcctggcTGCTCTCTGAGAATGACCTATGAGACGTGTGTGTATGAGGAACAGAGGAGTGCAGATGGGACTAGTGTCTGGCATGGAGGTGGGGAATCTGTTCTAAAGGTCTGGGCATGCCTCCGAAGTCCGCCTTGGCCACCTCCAACCTAGGAGGCATTAAAGGAGGGGAAGAGGTGGGTGTCAGGTCACATGCCCCGTGGCTTGGCTTCCTTCAGGTTTTCGGAAAATCGAGTCAAAGAAACGTCTGCTGGGTTTTTCAAAACACTGCAACGGCGTTAGTTTGTTAGCTCATCCTCTTTAGGAACAAGGTTCTATGAAATGAAAGAACTGACACTTGGGAAAAGGAGTTGGGTCACAGAGCATCTTTTAAGGATTGCGAGTTTCCTGTGAAGAAACTGTTAGCCAACTCTGGGGAAGAAGGAAATGCCCTCTTTTCTGATTATGAAAAACAGTACTTGGAACTTAAGTGTTCTTCCacaggcaaaaaaacaaaaaatgatacaCGAGGTGATGGGTGTAACTAGGTGTAGGGGTGGGGGGCCCCATATATATAGggtcccatatatatatatatataatttatagataTGAAATCACCATGGTGGACACTTAAAACATctaataattttatatgtcaattgtacttcaataaagcgggaaaaaaattttttaagaaaatgaagaacaagaaaaaaaatcagtgcttaATTTTACTACAGATTGGGGAAAACCAGTTtccttgaacttccagatttgGGCCTGTTACTAATTATTCCCTGTGAATTCTAGTCTGGACCAAGCCACTACCCTGGCTTGGCACCCTCCAGATTGAGAAAAGGGGGAATGCTTGGAATTCTTTAGTAGGGAGTGGCTGCCACCCTGACATTTCTTCCAAGTTCTAAATGGGAGAGACCCTTTGTTTAAGTGATTTCTGTGCAATGAGACTCTTTTCCTCTCTTAGGTAGGCTTGAGCCAGGGAAGATAAGCTAATCTTTTCACTTGTCTGGAAGCAGCTATCTTATTTATGAA
It includes:
- the SCHIP1 gene encoding schwannomin-interacting protein 1 isoform X2, whose product is MMVHDHGAHVTRAPTWARDYREDGMDLGSDAGSSSSNSSRASSQSNSTKVTPCSECKSSSSPGGSLDLVSALEDYEEPFPVYQKKVIDEWAPEEDGEEKEEEDGRHERGYRDDRCPAREPGDVSAGTRSGGGRSATTAMPPPVPNGNLHPHELQDLRHNGNVVVAGRPSGSRAPRRAVQKPQPAGGRRGGRGPAAGGLCLQPTDSGTCVPEEPPVPPMDWEALEKHLAGLQFREQEVRNQGQTRTNSTSAQKNERESIRQKLALGSFFDDGPGIYTSCSKSGKPSLSSRLQSGMNLQICFVNDSGSDKDSDADDSKTETSLDTPLSPMSKQSSSYSDRDTTEEESESLDDMDFLTRQKKLQAEAKMALAMAKPMAKMQVEVEKQNRKKSPVADLLPHLPHISECLMKRSLKPTDLRDMTIGQLQVIVNDLHSQIESLNEELVQLLLIRDELHTEQDAMLVDIEDLTRHAESQQKHLAEKMPAK
- the SCHIP1 gene encoding schwannomin-interacting protein 1 isoform X1; translation: MREASSRAGSHPDAFSGAHLQPDGRGALLGRGVRGGRRAASRSRLGQRLTLSASSPQDYREDGMDLGSDAGSSSSNSSRASSQSNSTKVTPCSECKSSSSPGGSLDLVSALEDYEEPFPVYQKKVIDEWAPEEDGEEKEEEDGRHERGYRDDRCPAREPGDVSAGTRSGGGRSATTAMPPPVPNGNLHPHELQDLRHNGNVVVAGRPSGSRAPRRAVQKPQPAGGRRGGRGPAAGGLCLQPTDSGTCVPEEPPVPPMDWEALEKHLAGLQFREQEVRNQGQTRTNSTSAQKNERESIRQKLALGSFFDDGPGIYTSCSKSGKPSLSSRLQSGMNLQICFVNDSGSDKDSDADDSKTETSLDTPLSPMSKQSSSYSDRDTTEEESESLDDMDFLTRQKKLQAEAKMALAMAKPMAKMQVEVEKQNRKKSPVADLLPHLPHISECLMKRSLKPTDLRDMTIGQLQVIVNDLHSQIESLNEELVQLLLIRDELHTEQDAMLVDIEDLTRHAESQQKHLAEKMPAK